Proteins from a genomic interval of Xiphophorus maculatus strain JP 163 A chromosome 7, X_maculatus-5.0-male, whole genome shotgun sequence:
- the dcbld2 gene encoding discoidin, CUB and LCCL domain-containing protein 2, with product MTGGDPCDREYANASRFKVLFGGDGCGPSVLGPSSGTLSSLDNPRTYPSDTVCEWEITVPRGKIHFRFALLDLGDSDCQVNYLRLYNGIGSKKTEIVKYCGLDQKVDELIESSGNQVTVQFRSVMHRTGRGFYLSYSTTEHSALEKEAASHRRVYMTFPAAHVILRDMTAMTVKLTGFDGEMDGDLITCLDKGSDFPEAEFRLLDIYREDFWNYTKWIQRGEYCHVLMEGRVFLTDGKTGRSAGACASGSEAPHRNRGGAGSLGKREIRICAVKVPSNSLSCLPFLCSSLQSSPLCVAAIHAGAVSNAAGGKITVVSSTGIPHYEATLANNVTSTVGILSKNLFTFKTDGCSGTLGLESGGVVDSQLSVSSVWDWNTTAGEHVVWGKSGARLKKPGLPWAPSLSDRQQWLQVDFRREKRITAIVTTGSDRSEYQYFVKAYRVLFSKDGKEWHFHRETNSSQDKIFQGNMDYQDKVRNNFIPPIEARFVRINPTLWNQRIALKLELFGCLPGGGRSAVTKLFTTSGSGSTPPPAKTKHPPHLSEATHTPDIRNTTMPPHCGKDVVLMAVLVPVAVVVLTALILTVACVCHWRNKKKSAEGTYDIPYWDRTVWWKSMKQLLPSKMMETEDSVRYSTPEVSRLAGRSAVPRLHAEPAEYAQPLVSGVPTLGARSTFKPDEGPEPGYSDPDLYDAPIPPDVYHPYAEPLPSSGAEYATPIVVDMGCHLPSKVLNFMGSGPGSLLTWTDSSHSGGSVYDTPKNANGQTMPTQDLTYQVPQKVPPKPAG from the exons ATGACCGGAGGAGACCCGTGTGACCGCGAATACGCGAACGCATCCCGGTTTAAGGTGTTGTTTGGGG GTGATGGCTGCGGACCCAGTGTGCTCGGCCCCAGCAGCGGGACGCTGTCCTCTCTGGACAATCCGAGGACATACCCGAGTGACACTGTGTGTGAGTGGGAGATCACTGTGCCGCGTGGAAAGATCCACTTTCGATTTGCTCTGCTGGACTTAGGAGACAGTGACTGCCAGGTCAACTATCTCCGCCTCTACAACGGCATCGGATCCAAAAAGACTGAGATtg TGAAATACTGTGGTTTGGATCAGAAGGTTGATGAGCTGATCGAGTCTTCAGGCAACCAGGTGACCGTCCAGTTCAGGAGTGTGATGCACCGTACAGGACGTGGATTCTACCTGTCCTACTCCACCACTGAACACTCAG CCCTGGAG AAGGAGGCTGCAAGTCACCGCAGAGTTTACATGACATTCCCAGCAGCCCACGTCATCCTGCGAGACATGACTG CAATGACGGTGAAGCTGACTGGGTTTGATGGGGAGATGGATGGAG atttAATCACTTGCCTCGACAAAGGATCCGATTTCCCAGAGGCAGAGTTCAG GCTGCTTGACATCTACAGAGAAGATTTCTGGAACTACACCAAATGGATACAGAGAGGCGAGTACTGCCACGTCCTG ATGGAGGGAAGGGTGTTCCTGACAGATGGGAAGACAGGGAGGAGCGCGGGGGCGTGCGCTTCAGGGAGCGAGGCGCCCCACAGGAACAGAGGAGGGGCAGGGTCACTGGGTAAAAGGGAG ATACGAATCTGTGCTGTAAAGGTGCCTAGCAACAGTCTCTCTTGTCTTCCCTTCCTGTGCTCGTCCCTGCAGTCGTCCCCATTGTGTGTGGCGGCTATCCATGCAGGTGCGGTGTCCAATGCTGCGGGCGGGAAGATCACCGTGGTGAGCAGCACAGGCATTCCTCACTACGAGGCAACACTGGCTAATAACGTCACTTCCACTGT AGGAATTTTATCAAAGAATCTTTTCACCTTCAAAACAGATg GCTGCTCCGGGACTCTGGGTTTGGAATCTGGTGGTGTAGTGGACTCTCAGCTCAGCGTTTCGTCCGTGTGGGACTGGAACACCACCGCTGGTGAGCACGTCGTGTGGGGGAAGTCGGGAGCTCGTCTGAAGAAGCCCGGGCTTCCCTGGGCTCCTTCACTCAGCGACCGGCAGCAGTGGCTGCAGGTTGACTTCAGGAGGGAGAAGAGGATCACAG CTATTGTCACCACGGGTTCCGACCGGAGCGAGTACCAGTACTTTGTGAAGGCATACCGGGTTCTGTTCAGTAAAGATGGCAAGGAGTGGCATTTCCACAGGGAAACTAATTCTTCACAAGACAag ATTTTCCAAGGTAACATGGACTACCAGGACAAAGTGAGGAATAACTTCATTCCTCCAATCGAGGCTCGTTTTGTGAGGATAAATCCCACCTTGTGGAACCAGAGGATTGCTCTAAAGCTGGAGTTGTTTGGCTGCCTTCCTGGAG GTGGCAGATCAGCTGTTACAAAACTGTTCACTACCtccggttctggttccactCCACCTCCTGCGAAGACGAAGCACCCGCCTCACCTCAGCGAAGCCACGCACACGCCAGACATCAGAAACACGACGATGCCTCCCCACTGCGGCAAAG ATGTGGTGCTGATGGCAGTTCTGGTACCGGTGGCAGTCGTGGTTCTGACTGCTCTGATCTTGACGGTGGCTTGTGTTTGCCACTGGAGGAATAA GAAAAAGAGCGCAGAAGGAACGTACGACATTCCCTACTGGGATCGGACAG TCTGGTGGAAAAGCATGAAGCAGCTGCTGCCCTCCAAGATGATGGAGACCGAGGATTCGGTTCGCTACAGCACCCCTGAGGTCAGCCGGCTGGCGGGACGGAGCGCCGTTCCCAGACTGCACGCTGAACCTGCAG agtaTGCCCAACCGCTGGTGAGCGGTGTGCCCACACTGGGTGCACGGTCGACCTTTAAACCAGACGAAGGGCCGGAACCGGGCTACTCAGATCCAGACCTGTATGACGCTCCCATCCCACCCGACGTTTACCACCCCTACGCAGAGCCGCTGCCGTCATCAGGAGCTGAATACGCGACTCCCATCGTGGTGGACATGGGATGCCACCTGCCCTCCAAAGTGCTTAATTTTATGGGCTCTGGGCCCGGCTCTCTGCTCACATGGACAGACAGCAGCCATTCTGGGGGGTCTGTCTATGACACACCTAAAAATGCCAATGGTCAGACCATGCCCACTCAGGATCTGACATATCAGGTCCCTCAAAAAGTTCCTCCAAAACCAGCCGGATGA
- the LOC102224052 gene encoding cell cycle control protein 50A-like, whose product MGKTKDKSGPLARRPDNSAFKQQRLPAWSPVLTANTVLPFFYLLAVISMLLGVWLLLLVQSTQEIKLDYTDLGNCNECFDLRRNVSNAAQTCSCRVEFSIDKTFKGDVFFYYGLKNFHQNLRRYMDSRDDGQTVGWIKKLKNPSTYCEPFAKDEDGVPIAPCGAVANSMFNDSFTLTYHSSSGRRVPVPLLRKGLTWYTDKNVKFRNPRTDNLTLAQVFEGTRQPLYWQRPVYSLDPHDPNNNGFINEDLIVWMREAAFPNFKKLYGILNRADANFEKGLPRGNYSIDISYNFPVQHFKGRKEVVLTTLTWFGGQNHFLPIAYLVTSSLILLMAVVLTVAWWKFGKDGKNMKE is encoded by the exons ATGGGGAAAACCAAAGACAAGTCTGGGCCTCTGGCTCGGAGGCCGGACAACTCGGCTTTCAAGCAGCAGCGGCTCCCCGCCTGGTCTCCCGTGCTAACCGCCAACACTGTGCTGCCTTTCTTCTACCTGCTGGCTGTGATATCCATGCTGCTCGGAGTGTGGCTGCTTCTCCTTGTACAGAGCACGCAGGAAATAAAG CTGGACTACACCGATCTGGGAAACTGTAATGAGTGTTTCGACCTGCGTCGAAATGTGAGCAACGCAGCGCAGACCTGCAGCTGTCGGGTGGAGTTTTCAATTGACAAAACATTTAAG GGCGATGTCTTTTTCTACTACGGTCTCAAAAACTTCCATCAGAACCTACGCAGGTACATGGACTCCAGAGATGACGGACAGACGGTGGGATGGATAAAAAAGTTAAAG AACCCAAGTACTTATTGTGAGCCGTTTGCAAAAGATGAGGACGGAGTCCCCATTGCTCCCTGTGGAGCGGTCGCCAACAGTATGTTCAACG ACTCCTTCACCCTGACCTATCACTCCTCCAGCGGCCGTCGTGTTCCTGTTCCTTTGCTGCGGAAGGGCCTCACCTGGTACACAGACAAAAACGTCAAGTTCCGCAACCCAAGGACGGACAATCTAACTCTTGCTCAGGTGTTTGAAG GTACGAGACAGCCTCTGTACTGGCAGAGGCCTGTATACAGTCTGGACCCACATGACCCGAACAACAACGGTTTTATTAATGAGGATCTGATCGTCTGGATGAGAGAGGCAGCTTTCCCCAACTTCAAGAAGCTTTATGGGATTTTGAATAGAGCAGACGCCAACTTTGAAAAAGGGCTTCCGAGGGGAAACTACAGCATCGATATATCCTACA ACTTCCCTGTGCAGCACTTCAAGGGCAGAAAGGAAGTGGTGCTGACCACGCTGACCTGGTTCGGAGGCCAGAACCACTTCCTGCCGATTGCTTACCTGGTAACCAGCAGCCTGATCCTGCTGATGGCCGTCGTCCTCACCGTGGCCTGGTGGAAGTTCGGAAAGGATGGGAAGAACATGAAGGAATGA
- the cmss1 gene encoding protein CMSS1, which yields MGDDLGDDWWKHDDAVEADEESEQEKEPAEKAKTKPEKRKMVTEKSPKAKKKKNNDQKGCITPQKKEIEDQQSTKPQKKRKRKKKTITDVLATSEPKPGNAADLQDLITRYYSDKRSVIELEELKLQNSCFLSSNDLTHTLSSYLKQVCPKWAKIQKQHSEKSSVVILIVCSSALRTIELLKQLTAFKGEARAVKLFAKHIKIEEQVKLLQKGITHIGVGTPGRISALIDKEGLSLQALRYLVVDWNWRDQKLRRMVDIPEIKLDFLKLLENEVLAACKEDKVKIGLF from the exons atgcaGTTGAGGCAGATGAAGAGTCAGAGCAGGAGAAGGAGCCAGCagaaaaggcaaagacaaaaCCAGAGAAGAGGAAAATGGTGACAGAGAAAAGCCCTAAagccaagaagaagaaaaataatgatcaG AAAGGGTGTATAACtcctcaaaagaaagaaatagaagaTCAGCAGTCAACTAAACCCCAAAAGAAGAGAAAG agaaaaaagaaaactatcaCAGACGTTTTGGCCACCTCGGAGCCAAAGCCGGGCAATGCAGCTGACCTGCAGGACCTGATTACTCGGTACTACTCAGACAAGCGCTCCGTGATCGAACTGGAAGAGCTCAAACTGCAGA ACTCCTGCTTTCTATCCAGTAATGACttgacacacacactctcctCTTATCTGAAACAAG tttgtccCAAGTGGGCAAAGATCCAAAAGCAGCATTCAGAAAAGAGTTCAGTGGTTATACTGATTGTCTGCAGCTCTGCGCTTCGAACTATAGAACTCCTCAA GCAGCTGACTGCTTTCAAGGGCGAAGCCAGAGCAGTGAAGCTTTTTGCTAAGCACATCAAG ATAGAGGAGCAGGTCAAGCTGCTGCAGAAAGGCATCACACACATCGGAGTGGGAACACCAGGCAGGATCAGCGCTCTCATTGACAAAG AGGGTTTGAGCCTGCAGGCTTTGAGGTACCTGGTTGTTGACTGGAACTGGAGGGACCAGAAGCTCAGGCGGATGGTGGACATTCCTGAG ATCAAACTGGACTTCTTGAAGCTGCTGGAGAACGAAGTCCTGGCTGCTTGTAAAGAAgacaaagtcaaaattggaCTATTTTAA